Genomic segment of Glutamicibacter sp. JL.03c:
TGATTGCCGTCGTGGTGACCTTGGTAAACGTTCTGGCTATCTGGCTTCCTGGATGGGCCGCAGCACTGATTATTGCCGGCTTCTTCCTGCTGGTCGCAGCCATCTTGGGGTTGGTGGGATACGCCAAGGTGAAGAAGGCGCTGCCGCTGAAGCCCGAAGCAGCAATTAGAGGCATTCGCCATGACTTGGGTGTGCTCAAGGATGGCAGCGAGTTCGACGTCAGCACGCTCGACGAACCGCTGAAGAAGAAGTCTGATGAAGATGACGATAGCGATAAGAAGAAGGAACCAAAGCCGCCAGCACCAAGCGCTGACGAATTGATCCTTCGGACCCGCCGTCGTCGCCGCCAGATTCAGGCGCTGCGTGACAACCTTGGTGAGAGCGTTCAAGCGCCGCTGGCCAAGATCGACAAAGTACGTTCCTTTACGCAAAGCGCTGGAGACAAAGTTTCCGGTGCGGCGGCCAAGGCTCGTGGATTCGTCCGACCAGCGTCTTCGGCTTCCGAAGATCAATCGGAGGCTGACAGAGCCAATGGCCAACGCTTAGAGCAGGCACGTCCGTACCTGGTGATGGCTGGATCAACGCTGGCACTGGGTGCAGTAATTCGCGCACTATTCAAGCGCTCCTAAGTTTTCGACTGACGGGGCGGCGCTACAGCGCCTATTGGAACTGGGTTGCCCCGTTACGTACGAAGAATTTAGGTTAGAAAGGCACTGACATGGTCTGGATCGCTATTGCGGCGGCACTATGCAGTGCCTTTTGTCTTGCCTTCGGCGCCCATTTCCAATCCATCGCAGTACGTAATTCGGTCGATGGACTGGAACTGACACTCAAAAACGCAGGGAAGCTCGCCGCCAATAAGGGATGGATGGGCGGACTGCTGCTCATGATCCTGGGCATGGCGCTCAATGTTTTCGCTTTGGCTAGCGCCCCGTTGACAGTGGTGCAGCCAATTGGCGCAATCGCGCTGGTTATTACCGCCGTGGTGAATGCCAAGGAAACCGACATCACGATGAATCGCCCCACGGTGATGGCGATCATCAGCTGCATGGTCGGTTCGGTCGGATTCGTCCTTCTGGCAGTGACAGCAACCAATAGCAACCATGCAGTGACCGAAGCTCAATCACATCTGATCGAACTGATCCTCGCAGGAGTGGTCGCAATCGTGGGATTAGCCACCATCCTCTTCCATCGGAAGCTCGGAGCGATCTTCTTCATCGTAGGCGCAGGCGTGCTCTTCGGATTCGTTGCGGTGCTGGTGCGAACCATTGCCATCGCTGTGCTGGGCATCGGCAATAGCAGCTTCCTGCAGTTGCCATGGATCGCTGGTCTGGCCGTTATCGTCGCAGGTCTCCTTGGCTCCTATTTCGTGCAAAAAGCCTACTCAAAGGGACCTCCTGAGTTGGTGATCGCGGGTTTGACCGTGATTGACCCGATTGTCGGCATCGTCATTGGCGCCAGCATCCTCGGCGAATTGCGCCCCGATGTCCCGATGCTGGTCACGGTGCTGATGCTGGTGGCGGCTGCATTGGCTATCGTCGGTGTCATGGCCCTGTCACGCCATCACCCGGATGTGATCGAGCGACGCAACCAAGCCGAAGCTGACAATCAATTGCCAGAGTAGAAATAGACTGAAGATCCAGACTTTTTCACCCAACCAAGATTCTTGTGAACGACTAAGGATGCCCGTGGCCGAGGAAAAACCACTGACCATTGTCATTGCAGCTGATACCTATCCGCCTGATGTGAATGGCGCAGCGATGTTTTGCTACCGGCTCGCTACCGAAATGCATGCCCGTGGCCACCGGGTGCACGTGCTTGCGGTGCGTGGCGACAAGGGCAAGACCTTCACTGAAATCCGCGACGAGGCTATCGTGCACCGTCTGGAGTCGCATTCGGTGCCGACTCATGAATACTTTCGAATCGTCTTCCCCTGGGAAGCGAACAAGCAGATCGACAGGCTGCTCTCCGAGATCAAACCGGATGTCATCCACGCGCAAAGCCACTACATGATTGGCCAGCGCTCCCTCGGGTGGGCTCGCAAGAACAAGGTCCGTTCCGTAGCCACGAACCACTTCATGCCCGAGAATCTTGATCCATTCCTGCCATTCCCGCGCTGGTTCAAGCGCATTGTTGCGCATAATTCCTGGAAGGATATGGGCAAGATCTTCGGTCGCGCCAGCGCCGTGACGACGCCGACCCCTTTGGCTGCCAAGGCGATGCGCGAGCGGGCAAAGTTGATGAACGTGCTGCCGCTGTCTAACGGCATCGAGGTCGGCAACTATGAACTGGCACCGGGGGAGCAAATCATCAAGAATGATGTCCCGACGATTCTCTTCGCCGGCCGACTGGCAGTTGAGAAGAACATCAACGAACTGATTGAAGCTCTGCCGCTGATGCGTGAAGTTCCCAACGCCATCATCGAGATTGTCGGCGGCGGCGAGCAGCGCAGCAACCTGGAAAAGATCGCTGACGAGCTGGAGATCCGCGATCGCGTGCGTTTCCTTGGCCATATCAGCGATGAGGAGTTGCGCCAGGCGTATCTGCGCTGTGACGTGTTCTGCCAGCCGGGTACCGCTGAATTGCAGTCACTGGTCACACTCGAAGCGCTCTCTGCCTCGAAGCCTGTCGTCTTGGCCAACGCCATGGCGTTGCCGCACCTGGTCGATGAAGGGGTCAACGGGTACATGTTCAAGCCGGGGGATCGGAACGACCTGGCGCAAAAGCTTGACCTGATCTTGTCCATGGACGATGTGCAGCGATTGAAGTTTGGCGAGGCAGGCCACCGCAAGGTGCTGAACCACGCGCAGAAGAAAACCATAGACTCGTTCGAAGCGCTGTATCGCGGCGAAGAAGTCTCAACCCATTAATGCCGATGACGGGCAGCGGTGAGCCAAATCGGTGTTTCGGCTGGTGATGCCCTAGAATATTTCGAGTGTGGTTACGGCTTCGGCTGCGAACTCATGTGGGGAGTTAGCTCAGTTGGTTAGAGCAGGGGACTCATAATCCCTTGGTCATGGGTTCAAGTCCCATACTCCCTACCAAGGCAAATCGCCCGATAGCTCGTGTCAGCGAGTTATCGGGCGATTTTCATGTGTTCAGCTCAGTGGATCTTCCGGCTGCGGCTTCCCTGCATGCTGGATGGTTCCAGGACGGGAGTCAGGTTCTTTGCCCATAGCCATGTTTTCGATGGCGATGCCGGCATCGCCCAGCGGTTCAAAGCCCTGGCGAAGATTGCCCTGGCGCCGCGCGAGAATGAGGCGGCGGATGAGTCCTGCCGCCACCGCGAGCGGGAACGCGATCCAGGGGATGATCCCGAAGTTCGTTCTTGCATCGTCGTCCGAGAGCCCATGGATCACGCCAAGCAGCACGATCATGGCGCACACTGTTATGGCTATCGCTTTTTTCATCGCCCGCTCCAGCCGATCTACTGTCCAGGTGGCTTCTATCGGAACGGGCTGGGCCGTTATTGCTCCAGCGGCAACAGGATCGACGGGCGCATATCCCGGATCAGCAGGACCGGATCGATATAATCGCCGTTCAATCGCACACCCCAGTGGATGCACCTTGATGAGCAATGCGCTCCGGTGGACACTGTTCCCACGTGGGCACCGGCATCCACCCAATCGCCCACGTCCGCTTTCGAGCTGACCGGTTCGAGACTGGTCTTGAATCCGTTGCCGTGATCAATGACCATCACGGGGCGATCGACGATTCTCGACGCGAAGGTGACCTGCCCTCGCTGTGGAGCGAAGACCTTGTCCCCTTCGGCGGCGGCGAGATCGACGCCGCGGTGTCCGGGAAGCCAGTTCTCGGCCGGCTTGTCGAAGGGCTCGGTGATCCTTGGTTCACCCGCCAACGGCCATCGCCAGCCATCGGCCGTTCTCAGCGCAGATGGAATCTGCGGCGGCAGTTGTGTCGTTGATGCCCCCGTCGCAAACAGGATGACACCCACGGCGCATGCCAGAAGCCTTGGTAGTTTCAATGCCGGATGAGTTTTCATTTCTATAGCGTGGAATGCAGCACGAGGCAGATCAGCGAAAACGCGTCGGATTGTGGGTAAGCCGATGGGCTCTAGATCACGGTTCTGGGTGCGGTGAGAAGCAATGCGTGTAGTACACTTGAAACAGCAGTTTCCTGTCATAGG
This window contains:
- a CDS encoding DMT family transporter produces the protein MVWIAIAAALCSAFCLAFGAHFQSIAVRNSVDGLELTLKNAGKLAANKGWMGGLLLMILGMALNVFALASAPLTVVQPIGAIALVITAVVNAKETDITMNRPTVMAIISCMVGSVGFVLLAVTATNSNHAVTEAQSHLIELILAGVVAIVGLATILFHRKLGAIFFIVGAGVLFGFVAVLVRTIAIAVLGIGNSSFLQLPWIAGLAVIVAGLLGSYFVQKAYSKGPPELVIAGLTVIDPIVGIVIGASILGELRPDVPMLVTVLMLVAAALAIVGVMALSRHHPDVIERRNQAEADNQLPE
- a CDS encoding M23 family metallopeptidase, which translates into the protein MKTHPALKLPRLLACAVGVILFATGASTTQLPPQIPSALRTADGWRWPLAGEPRITEPFDKPAENWLPGHRGVDLAAAEGDKVFAPQRGQVTFASRIVDRPVMVIDHGNGFKTSLEPVSSKADVGDWVDAGAHVGTVSTGAHCSSRCIHWGVRLNGDYIDPVLLIRDMRPSILLPLEQ
- a CDS encoding phage holin family protein; this translates as MTEAESTQADESLKSSVKSAKAQVDGLKELVPQQLSDEVKLATTVLKGKGISLGVAAALAGAALVVVLLFVIAVVVTLVNVLAIWLPGWAAALIIAGFFLLVAAILGLVGYAKVKKALPLKPEAAIRGIRHDLGVLKDGSEFDVSTLDEPLKKKSDEDDDSDKKKEPKPPAPSADELILRTRRRRRQIQALRDNLGESVQAPLAKIDKVRSFTQSAGDKVSGAAAKARGFVRPASSASEDQSEADRANGQRLEQARPYLVMAGSTLALGAVIRALFKRS
- a CDS encoding glycosyltransferase; translation: MPVAEEKPLTIVIAADTYPPDVNGAAMFCYRLATEMHARGHRVHVLAVRGDKGKTFTEIRDEAIVHRLESHSVPTHEYFRIVFPWEANKQIDRLLSEIKPDVIHAQSHYMIGQRSLGWARKNKVRSVATNHFMPENLDPFLPFPRWFKRIVAHNSWKDMGKIFGRASAVTTPTPLAAKAMRERAKLMNVLPLSNGIEVGNYELAPGEQIIKNDVPTILFAGRLAVEKNINELIEALPLMREVPNAIIEIVGGGEQRSNLEKIADELEIRDRVRFLGHISDEELRQAYLRCDVFCQPGTAELQSLVTLEALSASKPVVLANAMALPHLVDEGVNGYMFKPGDRNDLAQKLDLILSMDDVQRLKFGEAGHRKVLNHAQKKTIDSFEALYRGEEVSTH